In a genomic window of Occallatibacter riparius:
- a CDS encoding serine hydroxymethyltransferase yields the protein MTDRMSLPLAQADPEIAAAIEHERLRQHEGLEMIASENFVSEAVLEAAGSVFTNKYAEGYPGRRYYGGCEFTDIVENLARDRAKQIFGAEHANVQPHSGSQANAAAYIAVLQAGDTILGLDLAHGGHLTHGHKLSFSGKLYRTTFYGVRRDTEMIDYDELESIAQREKPKVIIGGGSAYPRFWDFARMRQIADSVGAVYIFDMAHIAGLVAGGAHPSPVPHAHITTTTTHKTLRGPRAGLILCGKDLAAAVDKAVFPGQQGGPLVHIVAAKAVAFGEVLRPEFKTYAAQVVANAKVLAEALQGAGYRIISAGTDNHLMLVDVFANGMLGSEAELALGKAGITVNKNAIPFDTNPPLKPSGIRIGTPALTTRGMKEAEMRQIAKWITSALEHRDDDAVLDRIRGEVAELANQFPLYAWRKHPDPVAV from the coding sequence ATGACCGATCGCATGTCGCTTCCGCTTGCCCAGGCCGACCCCGAGATTGCCGCAGCCATTGAACATGAGAGGCTCCGCCAGCACGAAGGGCTGGAGATGATCGCCAGTGAGAACTTCGTCTCTGAAGCTGTGCTGGAAGCTGCAGGCTCCGTCTTCACCAACAAGTATGCCGAGGGTTATCCGGGACGCCGCTATTACGGCGGCTGCGAGTTTACTGATATCGTCGAGAATCTGGCGCGGGACCGGGCCAAGCAGATCTTCGGCGCGGAGCATGCGAACGTGCAGCCTCACTCTGGTTCGCAGGCCAATGCCGCGGCGTACATCGCCGTCCTGCAGGCGGGCGACACTATCCTCGGACTTGATCTCGCGCACGGCGGGCATCTGACTCACGGTCATAAGTTGAGCTTCAGCGGCAAGCTTTATCGGACGACCTTCTACGGTGTGCGCCGCGATACCGAGATGATCGACTACGACGAACTCGAGTCGATTGCCCAACGCGAGAAGCCGAAGGTCATCATCGGTGGCGGCAGCGCCTATCCGCGTTTCTGGGACTTTGCCCGCATGCGGCAGATCGCCGACTCGGTGGGCGCCGTCTACATCTTCGACATGGCGCACATAGCGGGCCTGGTGGCTGGCGGAGCGCATCCGTCCCCGGTTCCCCACGCACACATCACCACCACGACAACGCACAAGACGCTGCGCGGACCACGCGCGGGTTTGATCCTCTGTGGAAAGGATCTCGCTGCCGCAGTCGACAAAGCCGTCTTCCCCGGCCAGCAGGGCGGACCGCTCGTTCACATCGTTGCCGCCAAAGCTGTTGCATTCGGCGAAGTGCTTCGGCCGGAGTTCAAGACCTATGCCGCGCAGGTAGTAGCCAACGCGAAGGTACTTGCGGAGGCGCTGCAGGGCGCGGGCTATCGCATCATCTCCGCCGGAACCGACAATCACCTCATGCTCGTCGATGTCTTCGCCAACGGAATGCTGGGCAGTGAAGCGGAATTGGCACTCGGCAAGGCCGGAATTACGGTGAACAAGAACGCCATTCCATTCGACACTAATCCGCCGCTCAAGCCCTCTGGTATTCGCATCGGTACACCCGCGCTTACCACGCGCGGCATGAAGGAAGCTGAGATGCGTCAGATTGCGAAGTGGATCACGAGCGCGCTCGAACATCGCGACGACGATGCTGTGCTTGATCGCATCCGCGGCGAAGTAGCTGAGTTAGCCAATCAGTTCCCGCTGTATGCATGGCGCAAGCATCCGGACCCTGTTGCCGTCTAA
- a CDS encoding DNA-3-methyladenine glycosylase family protein, with the protein MIHDGRARKLPFDPDEALAYLRDRDPKLGTLFDRVGPFGLRLDKSPSPFESLLESILYQQLHGKAAATIHRRVREFFGGDPSPQALIDTPDERLRGCGVSGNKIKAMKDLAAKTIDGTVPSHAAIKKMPDADIVERLTEVRGIGPWTVEMLLIFRMGRPDVLPVTDYGVRKGYALTFMRIPKHRALAAEDLPKPDVVFKRGQRWKPFRSVATWYLWRACDVAQSTPPAGRA; encoded by the coding sequence ATGATCCACGACGGCCGCGCCCGAAAACTCCCCTTCGACCCCGACGAAGCCCTTGCGTATCTTCGCGACCGCGACCCGAAGCTCGGCACGCTCTTCGATCGCGTCGGCCCGTTCGGCCTGCGGCTCGACAAGTCGCCCTCGCCCTTCGAGTCTCTGCTCGAATCTATCCTCTACCAGCAGCTTCACGGCAAAGCCGCCGCCACCATTCACCGCCGCGTGCGCGAGTTCTTTGGCGGCGATCCGTCTCCACAGGCTCTCATCGACACGCCCGACGAGCGCCTGCGCGGCTGCGGCGTCTCCGGCAACAAAATCAAGGCGATGAAAGACCTCGCCGCCAAGACAATCGACGGCACCGTGCCCTCGCATGCGGCGATCAAGAAGATGCCCGATGCCGACATCGTCGAACGCCTCACCGAAGTCCGTGGCATTGGCCCCTGGACCGTCGAGATGCTGCTCATCTTCCGCATGGGACGGCCTGACGTGCTGCCTGTGACCGACTACGGCGTGCGCAAGGGCTACGCTCTCACTTTCATGAGAATCCCGAAACACCGAGCCCTCGCCGCCGAGGATCTTCCCAAGCCCGACGTCGTCTTTAAGCGCGGTCAGCGCTGGAAGCCGTTTCGCTCCGTCGCTACCTGGTACTTGTGGCGCGCCTGCGACGTTGCCCAGTCCACTCCGCCTGCCGGAAGAGCCTAG
- a CDS encoding aldehyde dehydrogenase family protein: MKMRPGTQTGFLLCGKEWNEGETLEVRSPWDQGLVGRVTQATRGDARQAVNHAVASIRRTRALPRWKRKEILEDVTAALIDQKERFAQLIVAEAGKPIRLARAEVDRAILTFKTSAEETSRLGGETIPLDLTEGNEGRWGLVQRFPVGPILAITPSNFPLNLAAHKVGPAIAAGCPFILKPAPQTPFTALALGEIILKAGWPQEAIAVLPLSNADTAWLAEKEDRIKLVTFTGSSKVGWELKAHSGRKRVLLELGSNAAMIVHGDWPDLDDAALRTAHAAFGHAGQSCISVQRVFVQRTVFQTFLWKLVDCAKKLAVGDPLDEATDVGPLIRPAEAERVEAWIKEAVDGGAKLVEGGERHGSVVRPTVLTGTQHSMKVRDEEAFGPVVVVEPYDDFEEALAEVNHSRYGLQAGLLTRDAGRILTAFREIEVGSLIVGDTPSWRLDPMPYGGVKDSGIGREGVRSAIQEMTEPRMLVMSGLN; encoded by the coding sequence ATGAAGATGCGACCGGGTACGCAGACGGGGTTTCTGCTATGCGGAAAAGAATGGAACGAAGGCGAGACACTTGAGGTTCGTTCGCCGTGGGACCAGGGGCTGGTAGGCCGTGTAACACAGGCTACACGCGGCGACGCACGCCAGGCCGTGAACCACGCGGTGGCTTCGATCCGGCGTACGCGTGCCCTGCCCCGCTGGAAGCGCAAGGAGATCCTGGAAGATGTGACCGCCGCGCTGATCGACCAGAAGGAGCGGTTCGCACAGCTTATCGTGGCCGAGGCCGGTAAGCCGATTCGCCTGGCGCGCGCCGAGGTCGATCGCGCGATTCTCACGTTCAAGACGTCGGCTGAAGAGACGTCGCGGTTGGGCGGCGAGACCATTCCGCTGGATCTGACGGAGGGCAACGAAGGTCGCTGGGGGCTGGTGCAGCGCTTCCCGGTGGGGCCGATACTGGCAATCACGCCGAGCAATTTTCCGTTGAATCTGGCCGCGCATAAGGTTGGGCCGGCGATCGCAGCGGGATGTCCGTTCATTCTGAAGCCGGCGCCGCAGACACCGTTTACCGCGCTGGCGCTGGGCGAGATCATTCTGAAGGCCGGCTGGCCGCAAGAGGCAATCGCCGTTCTGCCGCTGTCGAACGCCGATACAGCGTGGCTCGCCGAGAAGGAAGACCGGATCAAGCTGGTCACATTTACGGGCTCATCGAAGGTGGGTTGGGAGTTGAAGGCGCATTCCGGCCGCAAGCGCGTGTTGCTGGAACTTGGATCGAACGCGGCAATGATTGTGCACGGCGACTGGCCTGATCTGGACGATGCGGCGCTGCGTACGGCGCATGCGGCGTTCGGGCATGCGGGGCAGTCGTGCATCAGCGTGCAGCGGGTGTTCGTGCAGCGCACGGTGTTCCAGACATTCTTGTGGAAGCTAGTAGATTGCGCGAAGAAGCTAGCGGTGGGTGATCCGCTGGATGAGGCCACGGATGTGGGTCCTCTGATCCGTCCTGCGGAGGCAGAGCGCGTGGAGGCCTGGATCAAGGAGGCTGTCGACGGCGGAGCGAAGCTGGTTGAGGGCGGCGAGCGCCATGGTTCCGTTGTGAGGCCGACGGTTCTGACGGGCACGCAGCACTCCATGAAGGTGCGGGATGAGGAAGCTTTCGGGCCAGTGGTCGTTGTGGAACCGTACGACGATTTTGAGGAAGCGCTGGCGGAGGTGAACCACTCGCGCTATGGACTGCAGGCCGGCCTTCTGACACGCGATGCGGGACGGATCCTCACCGCGTTTCGCGAGATCGAGGTGGGCAGCCTGATTGTCGGCGATACGCCGAGCTGGCGGCTCGATCCAATGCCGTATGGCGGCGTGAAGGATTCGGGCATCGGGCGCGAAGGAGTGCGTTCGGCCATCCAGGAGATGACCGAGCCGCGGATGCTGGTGATGTCGGGATTGAATTAG
- a CDS encoding DUF3536 domain-containing protein, with translation MPAPRRFVCIHGHFYQPPRENPWLEAVETQDSAAPYHDWNERICAECYATNGAARIVNVKNKITRIVNNYARISFNFGPTLLSWLQENAHRTYRMILDGEKRSRKNFKGHSSAMAQGYNHIIMPLANLRDRMTQIRWGIADYQFHYGIPPEGMWLAETAADTETLELLAAHGIKFTVLAPHQCKRIRSLKTTDSEWTDTPHASVDTTRPYRISFDNGLSMAVFFYDGPRSRAIAFEGLLNSGENFAARLKDGFKDTPDAQLAHVATDGESYGHHHRHGEMALAYTLRLLEEDKNVKLINYGSFLAQFPPENECEIVDNTSWSCAHGIERWRSNCGCNGGKPGWTQEWRTPLRKGLDDLRDALIPLTEREGNKLFNDVWAARDAYIGVVLDRTEETVEQFLREHRHHRLTADERVRALELMEMQRHTQLMYTSCAWFFDDISGIETVQIIAYAARVLQLAQCVFGNDAAVLESAFLAHLAEAKSNDANAGDGAQLYHKKVASLQLGLEQVAAHYAISSIFSSFAEETDLYCYKVRRDSYDIHTSGRGRLALGRATISSIITGEQKSFSFAVLHFGDQNITAAVKPYSSADATSFEAFKKEVAEQVLRADFPDVIRILDRYYGHVDYSLTSLFTDDQRRIVRVILNSTLWDIEKSLTSIYEDHASLLHYLSQAGLPKPPALALAAGFAVNAGLRRALDGDPIDLALMRSYLKLAKADGVQFETPTLSYLADQRMKLAMVELQMSSGSREMLDRAVTLVRALVELPFELNLWQAQNVWYEIMRSSSYALTSLAPEDRPLWDRDFAELGRLLNIDTAAIKVIDLSVVTTGD, from the coding sequence ATGCCCGCACCCCGCCGCTTTGTCTGCATTCACGGCCACTTTTATCAGCCGCCCCGCGAGAACCCGTGGCTCGAAGCCGTGGAAACCCAGGACTCGGCCGCCCCCTATCACGACTGGAACGAGCGCATCTGCGCCGAGTGTTATGCCACCAACGGCGCCGCGCGCATCGTCAATGTTAAGAACAAGATCACGCGCATCGTCAACAACTACGCGCGCATCAGCTTCAATTTCGGTCCCACGCTCCTGAGCTGGCTGCAGGAAAATGCGCACCGCACTTACCGCATGATCCTCGACGGCGAGAAGCGCAGCCGCAAGAATTTCAAGGGCCACAGCTCTGCCATGGCACAGGGCTACAACCACATCATCATGCCGCTCGCCAATTTGCGCGATCGCATGACGCAGATCCGCTGGGGCATCGCCGACTACCAGTTCCACTACGGCATTCCGCCTGAAGGCATGTGGCTGGCCGAGACCGCAGCCGACACAGAAACGCTCGAACTGCTCGCCGCGCACGGCATCAAGTTCACCGTGCTCGCGCCGCACCAGTGCAAACGCATCCGCTCGCTCAAGACTACCGACAGCGAATGGACCGACACGCCGCACGCCTCCGTCGACACCACCCGCCCCTATCGCATCAGTTTCGATAACGGCCTCTCCATGGCTGTCTTCTTCTACGACGGACCCCGATCGCGCGCCATCGCCTTTGAAGGATTGCTCAACTCCGGTGAAAACTTCGCCGCGCGCCTGAAGGACGGATTCAAGGACACGCCCGATGCGCAGCTCGCGCACGTAGCCACAGACGGCGAATCCTACGGCCATCATCACAGGCATGGCGAGATGGCCCTGGCCTATACGCTACGCCTCCTCGAAGAAGACAAGAACGTCAAACTCATCAACTACGGCAGCTTTCTCGCGCAGTTTCCGCCCGAGAATGAGTGCGAAATCGTCGACAACACCTCATGGAGTTGCGCGCACGGAATCGAGCGCTGGCGCTCCAACTGCGGCTGCAACGGCGGCAAGCCCGGTTGGACGCAGGAGTGGCGCACGCCTCTGCGCAAGGGCCTCGACGACTTGCGTGACGCGCTCATCCCCCTCACCGAGCGTGAAGGCAACAAGCTCTTCAATGATGTGTGGGCCGCGCGTGATGCCTACATCGGAGTAGTCCTCGATCGCACCGAAGAAACCGTCGAGCAGTTCCTGCGCGAGCATCGCCACCATCGCCTCACCGCCGACGAACGCGTGCGCGCACTCGAGCTGATGGAAATGCAGCGCCACACGCAGCTCATGTACACAAGCTGTGCCTGGTTCTTCGACGACATCTCGGGCATCGAGACTGTGCAGATCATCGCCTATGCCGCGCGTGTGCTGCAGCTTGCACAATGCGTCTTCGGCAACGATGCGGCCGTCCTCGAATCCGCCTTTCTCGCCCATCTCGCCGAAGCAAAATCAAACGACGCGAACGCCGGCGACGGCGCGCAGCTCTATCACAAGAAAGTGGCATCCCTGCAGCTGGGCCTCGAACAAGTAGCTGCGCACTATGCGATCAGCTCCATCTTCTCGTCGTTTGCTGAAGAGACGGACCTCTACTGCTACAAGGTGCGCCGCGACTCCTACGACATCCACACATCCGGCCGCGGACGCCTCGCCCTCGGCCGCGCCACCATCTCCAGCATCATTACCGGCGAACAAAAAAGCTTCAGCTTCGCCGTGCTCCACTTCGGCGACCAGAACATCACAGCCGCGGTCAAGCCCTACAGCAGTGCCGACGCAACAAGCTTTGAAGCCTTCAAGAAAGAGGTCGCCGAACAGGTTCTGCGCGCCGACTTCCCCGATGTGATTCGAATTCTCGACCGCTACTACGGCCACGTCGACTACTCGCTTACATCGCTGTTCACTGACGACCAGCGCCGCATCGTGCGCGTCATTCTCAATTCAACGCTCTGGGATATCGAAAAATCCCTCACCAGCATTTACGAAGATCACGCCAGCCTGCTGCACTATCTGTCGCAGGCCGGGCTGCCGAAACCTCCCGCACTTGCCCTGGCCGCAGGCTTCGCCGTCAACGCCGGACTGCGCCGCGCACTCGACGGCGATCCCATCGATCTCGCTCTGATGCGCTCGTATCTCAAACTTGCAAAGGCTGACGGCGTGCAGTTCGAAACCCCAACACTGTCCTATCTCGCCGATCAGCGCATGAAGCTGGCCATGGTCGAGCTGCAAATGTCCTCCGGCTCGCGCGAAATGCTCGACCGCGCTGTCACGCTCGTGCGCGCCCTCGTCGAATTGCCCTTCGAGCTGAATCTATGGCAGGCGCAGAACGTCTGGTACGAGATCATGCGCAGCTCCAGCTATGCCCTCACTTCGCTCGCCCCTGAAGACCGCCCGCTATGGGATCGCGATTTCGCCGAGCTCGGCCGCCTGCTTAACATCGACACCGCCGCCATCAAAGTCATCGACCTGTCCGTAGTCACCACCGGCGACTAA
- a CDS encoding sensor histidine kinase has product MSPSLMPHAVCWSQDQNLIWTMVISNGITFLSYFTICLTLFYLARKTGRVVARDWAFFLVGFAIFIVACGSTHLMEVVTTWIPVFWIDAWTNIITAVFSAYVAFEFTRKAPGLVVGINDYADRLSNTETERARMEQSLVAARKLDEWNKMAAVVSHEINNPLAAIGNLLFLMQLNPDLPEGVNGIVQQATDEVKRIEALTRSTLGFFRTAKDPEPVDLASSAEAVRFLLGPTLRQRSVEMVIQAHGDCTVSAYAVETRQVLLNLVRNAVEATTKKGAKVTVELEGRPDDVRIEVVDEGGGIAPAIKDTLFQFGVSTKGEGGNGMGLWLVKQLVTKHGGTIDVDSASGQGARFTLIWPRRIPENPSNEEQVTARAGQ; this is encoded by the coding sequence ATGTCCCCATCCCTGATGCCCCATGCGGTCTGCTGGAGTCAGGATCAGAACCTTATCTGGACCATGGTGATCTCCAATGGGATCACCTTCCTGAGCTACTTCACCATTTGCCTGACGCTGTTTTACCTGGCGCGCAAGACTGGAAGAGTTGTGGCCCGCGACTGGGCTTTCTTCCTAGTCGGCTTCGCCATCTTCATCGTGGCCTGCGGCTCTACCCACCTCATGGAGGTGGTGACCACATGGATCCCGGTCTTCTGGATCGATGCCTGGACCAACATCATCACCGCCGTCTTCTCCGCCTATGTGGCCTTCGAGTTCACTCGCAAGGCACCGGGTTTGGTTGTCGGGATCAACGACTATGCAGACCGCCTGAGCAATACTGAGACCGAGCGCGCGCGGATGGAACAGAGCCTCGTGGCCGCGCGGAAACTCGACGAATGGAACAAGATGGCTGCCGTGGTCAGCCACGAGATCAATAATCCGCTCGCCGCCATCGGAAACCTCCTGTTCCTCATGCAGCTGAACCCAGACCTTCCCGAAGGCGTGAATGGCATTGTGCAGCAGGCCACCGACGAAGTGAAGCGGATTGAGGCGCTTACTCGATCCACCCTTGGCTTTTTCCGCACCGCGAAAGATCCTGAGCCGGTTGATCTTGCCTCGTCCGCGGAAGCGGTGCGCTTCCTGCTCGGCCCCACCCTCCGCCAGCGCTCCGTCGAGATGGTGATCCAGGCGCACGGCGATTGCACCGTGAGCGCCTATGCAGTGGAGACGCGCCAAGTTCTTCTCAACCTGGTGCGGAACGCCGTTGAAGCTACGACGAAGAAGGGTGCAAAGGTTACAGTCGAGCTCGAAGGCAGACCCGACGACGTTCGGATAGAGGTCGTAGACGAAGGCGGCGGTATCGCCCCGGCAATAAAGGACACTCTGTTCCAATTCGGCGTAAGCACCAAGGGCGAGGGCGGCAATGGCATGGGGCTATGGCTCGTGAAGCAACTGGTCACCAAGCACGGCGGCACTATCGACGTCGATTCAGCCTCGGGACAGGGCGCCCGCTTCACGCTGATCTGGCCGCGGCGCATTCCCGAGAATCCGTCAAACGAAGAGCAGGTAACCGCCAGGGCCGGACAGTAG
- a CDS encoding DUF5054 domain-containing protein: MVWMRRREFAKTMAAAGSGLLLGAQNSLWGQAGPPDKPMMRPAPKPEPDVKRVLVMFKCHFDAGFIDTQANVVKRYFSEYFPQAIKIASEVNKGGKRQYVWTTGSWLVCEYLEQASTADRKTMEEAIARGDIAWHALPFTWQTEMMGRSLIEGSFGLSKSLDKRFGKVTTGAKMTDVPGHTRGLIAPLAKNGVGFLEIGVNGGSTVAKLPPVFLWKSAGGASLPVMYHWDYSGTARVPGSDVVLATRVRGDNSGPHTAAEIAEIHAELAAQYPNAEIVACNLSEMAEAIAPHRDALPVVTSEIGDTWIYGVASDPIKVTRYREIARLRECWISKGQFQLGDATDVALLRRLLLEVEHTWGTDTKTWLDFDNYRPADLERMLNTKNYKVVQFSWQEKRQDLLDGVATLPDALRAEAQKAIDAMKPSEPTIPVQVHATGKAIETAHFILGIDGKTGAITRLRIKTTEREWASDEKPIGLFAYQTLSKGDYDRFIKSYLTTTEDWAYKDFGKPNIERFGAESRTWLPASAAVHIEETADAHRILIQPRFEDEAAFQSGRAAFPRKVYVELVLPKAEAVIHVTASWFQKPPTRMPEALWMTFNPDVRDEKGWSLHKSDEMVSPFDVVESGNRHMHALSTSFFHGEGAGRFEVMTLDAPLVALGERTPLLFSNEQPDLGKGVHSCLYNNAWGTNYIMWCGEDARFRYQIRA, translated from the coding sequence ATGGTTTGGATGAGGCGCCGCGAATTTGCGAAGACGATGGCAGCGGCGGGGTCGGGTTTGCTGCTGGGTGCACAGAATTCGTTGTGGGGACAAGCGGGCCCGCCGGATAAGCCGATGATGCGCCCCGCACCCAAGCCTGAGCCGGACGTGAAGCGCGTGCTGGTGATGTTCAAGTGTCACTTCGACGCCGGGTTCATCGACACGCAAGCCAACGTGGTGAAGCGCTACTTCAGCGAGTATTTTCCGCAGGCAATCAAGATTGCGAGCGAGGTGAACAAGGGCGGCAAGCGGCAGTATGTGTGGACCACGGGATCATGGCTGGTTTGCGAATACCTGGAGCAGGCGTCGACGGCCGATCGCAAAACGATGGAGGAAGCGATTGCGCGCGGCGATATCGCGTGGCATGCGCTGCCGTTCACGTGGCAGACGGAGATGATGGGGAGGTCGCTGATTGAAGGGAGCTTTGGGCTTTCGAAGTCATTGGACAAGCGTTTCGGCAAAGTCACCACCGGCGCAAAGATGACAGATGTACCGGGGCACACGCGGGGGCTGATTGCGCCGCTCGCGAAGAATGGCGTCGGCTTCCTGGAGATCGGGGTGAACGGCGGATCGACGGTGGCGAAGTTGCCGCCGGTGTTTCTGTGGAAATCGGCGGGTGGCGCGAGCCTGCCGGTGATGTACCACTGGGATTACAGCGGAACGGCGCGCGTGCCCGGATCGGATGTGGTGCTGGCCACGCGCGTGCGCGGCGACAACAGCGGGCCGCACACTGCTGCCGAGATCGCCGAGATACACGCGGAACTGGCGGCGCAGTATCCGAACGCGGAGATTGTTGCGTGCAATTTGTCGGAGATGGCGGAGGCCATTGCTCCACATCGCGATGCGCTACCGGTGGTGACCAGCGAAATCGGCGATACGTGGATTTATGGCGTGGCGAGCGATCCGATCAAGGTGACGCGCTATCGGGAGATCGCAAGGTTGCGCGAGTGCTGGATTTCAAAGGGTCAATTCCAATTGGGCGATGCGACGGATGTCGCGCTGCTCCGTCGCTTGCTGCTGGAAGTTGAGCACACGTGGGGAACAGATACGAAGACGTGGCTTGATTTTGACAACTACAGGCCGGCCGATCTCGAGCGCATGCTGAACACGAAGAACTACAAGGTTGTGCAGTTTAGCTGGCAGGAGAAGCGGCAGGATCTGCTGGACGGCGTGGCAACGCTACCAGATGCGCTTCGCGCAGAGGCACAGAAAGCTATTGATGCGATGAAGCCGTCGGAGCCGACAATTCCGGTACAGGTGCACGCGACGGGAAAGGCGATTGAAACTGCGCACTTCATCCTGGGAATTGATGGCAAGACGGGCGCCATTACGCGGCTACGCATTAAGACGACCGAACGGGAGTGGGCCAGCGATGAAAAGCCGATCGGCCTGTTCGCGTACCAGACGTTGTCGAAGGGCGACTACGACCGCTTCATCAAGAGCTATCTGACCACGACAGAGGATTGGGCTTACAAGGATTTTGGCAAGCCGAATATCGAGAGGTTCGGAGCTGAAAGCCGCACATGGCTTCCGGCATCGGCCGCGGTACATATCGAAGAGACGGCCGACGCTCATCGCATCCTGATTCAGCCGCGATTTGAGGATGAAGCGGCGTTTCAATCCGGGCGCGCGGCATTTCCACGAAAGGTTTACGTTGAGCTCGTTCTGCCGAAGGCCGAGGCCGTGATTCATGTGACGGCGAGCTGGTTCCAGAAGCCGCCCACGCGCATGCCGGAGGCGTTGTGGATGACGTTCAATCCCGACGTGCGCGATGAGAAGGGATGGAGTCTGCATAAGTCGGACGAGATGGTATCGCCGTTCGACGTGGTGGAATCGGGCAATCGCCACATGCATGCGCTGAGCACCAGCTTCTTTCATGGCGAGGGCGCCGGCCGATTTGAAGTGATGACTCTGGATGCGCCTCTGGTGGCGCTGGGCGAGCGCACGCCGCTTCTGTTTTCGAACGAGCAGCCGGATCTGGGCAAAGGCGTTCACTCCTGCCTTTACAACAATGCGTGGGGCACGAACTACATCATGTGGTGCGGCGAGGATGCACGGTTCCGATATCAGATCAGGGCGTAG
- a CDS encoding AbrB/MazE/SpoVT family DNA-binding domain-containing protein produces the protein MEIRLSTRGRVVIPAAIRKQLAIKPGDQLDASVEDDRVVLTRSRTGRFECEIVSDPVTGMPVISAGEDAPTLTSEQVAEILADFP, from the coding sequence ATGGAAATCCGGCTATCAACCAGGGGCCGGGTCGTCATTCCCGCGGCGATTCGCAAACAGCTTGCAATCAAACCGGGTGACCAATTGGACGCGTCGGTCGAAGACGACAGGGTGGTGCTCACGCGGAGTCGTACGGGACGTTTCGAGTGCGAGATCGTTTCTGATCCTGTAACCGGGATGCCGGTGATCAGCGCTGGCGAAGATGCTCCCACGCTGACGAGCGAACAGGTAGCGGAGATCCTCGCCGATTTCCCGTAG
- a CDS encoding L-fucose dehydrogenase, translating into MNLGLKDKVIIVTGGGAGIGEGISRACLAEGARVVVLSRRSENVQHFMAEMEQAGSACTLIEAHLEDANRCREAIAEVEQQFGEIYGLVNNAGVNDGVGLASGSVERFQESLQKNLIHYYALAHYALPALKRSQGAIVNISSKVALTGQGNTSGYAASKGAQLALTREWAAELLLFNIRVNAVLPAEVMTPLYERWLKTLGDPDAKLREITSKIPLGKRMTLSSEIAAATVFLLSPTQSAHTTGQHLIVDGGYVHLDRALT; encoded by the coding sequence ATGAATCTGGGACTGAAAGATAAAGTCATCATCGTCACCGGGGGGGGCGCCGGCATTGGCGAGGGAATTTCGCGGGCGTGCCTGGCTGAAGGCGCGCGCGTAGTGGTGCTGAGCCGGCGCTCGGAAAATGTTCAGCATTTCATGGCAGAGATGGAGCAGGCGGGATCGGCGTGCACTCTGATCGAGGCACATCTCGAAGATGCTAATCGATGCCGGGAGGCGATCGCCGAGGTCGAGCAGCAGTTCGGCGAGATCTACGGGCTGGTCAACAACGCCGGCGTGAATGACGGTGTGGGGCTCGCATCTGGCTCCGTGGAGCGGTTCCAGGAAAGCCTGCAGAAGAACCTGATCCACTATTATGCGCTAGCTCACTACGCGCTGCCCGCGTTGAAGCGCTCGCAGGGGGCCATCGTGAACATCAGTTCGAAGGTGGCACTTACCGGGCAGGGGAACACCTCAGGCTATGCCGCCAGCAAGGGCGCGCAGCTTGCGCTCACGCGGGAATGGGCCGCCGAGCTTTTGCTGTTCAACATCAGGGTCAACGCCGTTCTGCCCGCGGAAGTGATGACGCCTCTCTATGAGAGATGGCTCAAGACGCTGGGCGACCCGGATGCAAAGCTGCGGGAGATCACGAGCAAGATTCCGCTGGGTAAGAGGATGACCTTGTCTTCAGAGATCGCTGCTGCGACGGTGTTTCTGCTTTCGCCAACGCAGTCCGCTCACACGACGGGTCAGCATCTGATCGTGGATGGCGGCTATGTGCACCTGGATCGGGCACTCACCTAG